The Nitrospirota bacterium genome has a segment encoding these proteins:
- the dsrA gene encoding dissimilatory-type sulfite reductase subunit alpha, whose amino-acid sequence MSMKHQTPLLDELEKGTFPSFVKEIKRAAEHSDYAQDLLGLLELSYKEKVTHWKHGGIVGVRGYGAGVIGRYSDIPDQFPGVAHFHTVRVNQPSGFFYTTKALREICEVWDKYGSGLTNMHGSTGDIILLGTKTENLEPIFAELSSKGWDLGGSGSAVRTPSCCLGAARCEWANIDAMSITNEITQHYQDEMHRPAFPYKFKFKVAGCAVDCIASIARADMSIIGTWRGDIRIDQGEVKNYAQGGMDIQKEIVDMCPTECISWDGSEFKIDNEDCSRCMHCIAKMTKALRPGTEKGATILLGSKAPIVTGALMSWVIVPFMKMEPPYTELFELVDKIWEWWDEYGKNRERIGELIERLSFTTFLKEVGLKPQPAMVKEPRRDPFFFWSEEDIEK is encoded by the coding sequence ATGAGCATGAAGCATCAGACACCTTTACTTGATGAACTTGAGAAAGGCACCTTTCCGAGCTTTGTCAAGGAGATTAAAAGGGCTGCTGAACACTCAGACTATGCCCAGGATCTGCTTGGACTGCTTGAACTCTCCTACAAGGAGAAGGTAACTCACTGGAAACACGGTGGTATCGTTGGAGTCAGGGGATATGGAGCAGGGGTTATAGGAAGATATTCCGATATACCTGATCAGTTTCCCGGAGTAGCACACTTTCATACTGTCAGGGTAAACCAGCCTTCCGGATTCTTTTACACAACAAAGGCCCTCAGGGAGATATGTGAGGTATGGGACAAGTACGGCAGTGGTCTTACGAACATGCATGGCTCCACAGGTGACATTATACTGCTGGGGACAAAGACAGAGAACCTCGAACCCATATTTGCAGAGCTTTCATCAAAGGGCTGGGACCTTGGAGGTTCCGGATCCGCTGTGAGAACACCAAGCTGCTGTCTTGGTGCTGCCAGGTGTGAGTGGGCCAACATCGACGCAATGTCAATAACCAATGAGATTACACAGCACTATCAGGATGAGATGCACAGGCCTGCATTCCCGTACAAGTTTAAATTCAAGGTTGCAGGTTGCGCTGTAGACTGTATTGCATCCATTGCCCGTGCCGACATGTCCATTATCGGAACATGGAGGGGTGATATAAGGATAGACCAGGGTGAGGTAAAGAACTACGCCCAGGGCGGTATGGACATCCAGAAAGAGATAGTTGATATGTGTCCCACAGAGTGCATAAGCTGGGACGGCAGTGAGTTTAAGATAGACAATGAAGACTGTAGCAGGTGTATGCACTGTATAGCAAAGATGACAAAGGCATTAAGGCCAGGCACTGAAAAGGGTGCAACGATTCTCCTTGGCAGCAAGGCGCCAATCGTTACAGGAGCCCTTATGTCATGGGTTATTGTGCCGTTTATGAAGATGGAGCCACCATACACTGAACTCTTTGAGCTTGTTGACAAGATATGGGAATGGTGGGATGAGTACGGGAAGAACCGTGAAAGAATTGGAGAGCTGATCGAGAGACTGAGCTTCACGACCTTCCTGAAAGAAGTCGGGCTTAAGCCGCAGCCTGCAATGGTCAAGGAGCCAAGAAGGGATCCGTTCTTCTTCTGGTCTGAAGAGGATATAGAGAAGTAA